The following are encoded together in the Brassica napus cultivar Da-Ae chromosome A9, Da-Ae, whole genome shotgun sequence genome:
- the LOC106434254 gene encoding UPF0057 membrane protein At1g57550 — translation MGSFIEILCAIFIPPVGVFLKFGCGLEFWLSLLLTFFGFVPGVVYAIWVLTK, via the exons ATGGGCAGTTTCATTGAAATTCTTTGTGCAATTTTCATACCTCCTGTTGGCGTATTCCTCAAATTTGGTTGCGGG TTGGAGTTTTGGCTCTCTTTGCTCCTAACGTTCTTCGGTTTTGTACCTGGAGTGGTATATGCCATATGGGTTCTTACCAAATAG
- the LOC106434262 gene encoding aspartic proteinase oryzasin-1-like produces MMLIRQAICFCLLATFLHPTRGGTALHPTTSSGLFRVGLKKRRLELDDIRTGRVIRKLKHSQGGLACYPTLGGDSSQENQVILKNYLDAQYYGVIGIGTPSQEFEVIFDTGSSNLWVPSIHCKFLDLACWVHHKYKSSKSKTYTKNGKPCTITYGSGSISGFFSQDNVEVGGLVVKDQEFIEATHEGSLSFLLAKFDGLFGLGFQEISEGNAVPVWDNMVGQELVKEKVFSFWLNRDADAETGGEIVFGGVDPAHFKGNHTYVPVTRKGYWQFNMGDIFVGDNSTGFCEQGCDAIMDSGTSLLAGPTTVITQINHGIGATGVVSAECKIVVSQYGEMIWDLLVSKVLPSLVCKEIGLCVFGKQTGVKSVVEQEGSSVLCKVCEMAVVWVETRLKQKETKEKVFEDLNKLCESFPSPAGESIIDCNNIQNMPNVTFTIGGNPFSLTPQQYILKTGVGYAETCISGFSAYDLPPPTGPLWILGDVFMGAYHTVFDSGNLQIGIAKNA; encoded by the exons ATGATGCTTATCCGTCAAGCCATCTGTTTCTGTCTCTTAGCAACCTTTCTACATCCCACCAGGGGCG GGACGGCCCTGCATCCCACAACCTCCAGTGGTCTGTTCCGTGTCGGTCTGAAGAAAAGACGGCTCGAGCTCGATGATATTAGAACCGGCAGAGTGATCAGAAAGCTGAAACATTCACAAGGAGGACTCGCATGTTACCCTACTCTTGGAGGTGATTCTAGTCAAGAAAATCAGGTTATTCTTAAGAACTACCTAGACGCTCAATACTATGGAGTTATTGGAATCGGTACACCTTCACAAGAATTCGAAGTTATATTCGATACCGGAAGTTCCAACCTCTGGGTTCCATCTATACATTGCAAATTTCTAGAC TTGGCTTGCTGGGTCCATCACAAGTACAAGTCTAGCAAATCCAAAACATACACAAAGAACG GAAAGCCGTGTACTATAACATATGGTTCGGGATCCATCTCTGGATTCTTTAGTCAAGACAATGTGGAAGTTGGTGGTCTTGTAGTTAAAGATCAG GAGTTTATCGAAGCTACACATGAAGGGAGTCTCTCTTTTCTCCTAGCAAAGTTCGATGGACTATTCGGGTTAGGGTTTCAGGAGATTTCAGAGGGAAATGCTGTGCCAGTTTGGGACAACATGGTGGGTCAAGAACTAGTGAAGGAGAAAGTTTTCTCATTCTGGCTAAACCGTGATGCGGATGCTGAAACAGGAGGTGAGATTGTGTTTGGTGGTGTTGATCCTGCGCACTTTAAAGGCAACCACACTTATGTCCCTGTCACTAGAAAAGGCTATTGGCAG TTTAACATGGGAGATATCTTTGTCGGAGATAACTCAACTG GTTTCTGCGAGCAAGGATGTGATGCAATCATGGACTCAGGAACTTCATTACTAGCTGGAccaact ACGGTAATCACGCAAATCAACCATGGCATTGGTGCTACGGGAGTTGTTAGTGCGGAGTGTAAAATAGTAGTTTCTCAATATGGAGAGATGATATGGGATCTGTTAGTCTCAAAG GTACTACCTAGTCTTGTGTGTAAAGAGATCGGTCTCTGTGTTTTTGGAAAACA GACGGGAGTCAAATCGGTGGTTGAGCAAGAaggatcatcagttttatgTAAGGTCTGTGAGATGGCTGTTGTCTGGGTTGAAACACGACTGAAACAGAAAGAAACCAAAGAGAAAGTGTTTGAAGACCTGAACAAGCTTTGTGAGAGCTTTCCTAGTCCCGCAGGAGAGTCAATCATCGACTGCAACAACATCCAAAACATGCCAAATGTTACATTCACAATTGGAGGCAACCCCTTCTCTCTCACCCCTCAacag TACATTCTCAAAACTGGAGTAGGCTATGCTGAGACGTGCATAAGTGGGTTTTCAGCTTACGATTTGCCTCCACCGACTGGTCCTCTTTG GATTCTTGGGGATGTCTTTATGGGAGCTTACCACACGGTATTCGATTCAGGCAATCTTCAAATTGGTATTGCAAAAAACGCATAA
- the LOC106434248 gene encoding uncharacterized protein LOC106434248 yields the protein MALRQKLGWSEGDLMRSDAKPCSRLMRQTAAIFTVGGALGFWVLCRLHYGPRVTVPRSLRWAGCGAVSMSASTATLVRLLSPECEPQNIAAYDQPKPPQASLP from the exons ATGGCGTTGAGGCAGAAGTTAGGATGGTCAGAAGGAGATCTAATGAGATCAGATGCAAAGCCATGTTCAAGGCTCATGAGACAAACTGCTGCTATTTTCACTGTTGGCGGAGCTCTTGGTTTCTGGGTTCTCTGCAGACTTCACTATG GTCCGAGGGTTACAGTGCCAAGAAGTCTACGATGGGCTGGGTGTGGAGCTGTGTCCATGAGTGCATCTACGGCAACACTTGTCCGTCTCCTGAGCCCTGAATGTGAACCCCAAAACATTGCTGCATACGACCAACCCAAACCCCCTCAAGCTTCACTCCCTTAA